A genome region from Pseudomonas sp. S06B 330 includes the following:
- a CDS encoding MrpH family fimbial adhesin, with protein sequence MADIRRQMSGFSIPFQGSLFVPKDSKVSDSFCITFAQGYSYSGAGGVVVPVGTCAQVIKPTMQCEIKGNTNINHGNVSDAAIDGNEAATTLQLTCTGESSVIAKLSSAVNLRADRSLYSKLTVGGKSAQGGVEVFMEKDLPRPVVVKSTLFSNGTVEPGAFSGSTVLTISPP encoded by the coding sequence ATGGCAGACATTCGCAGACAAATGTCTGGTTTTTCGATCCCTTTTCAAGGTAGCTTGTTTGTTCCCAAGGATTCAAAAGTGAGCGATAGCTTTTGTATCACCTTTGCTCAAGGTTACAGCTATTCTGGAGCAGGAGGAGTTGTTGTTCCTGTTGGAACTTGCGCTCAAGTTATTAAGCCAACCATGCAGTGCGAGATCAAAGGAAATACCAACATTAACCATGGCAATGTAAGTGATGCTGCCATTGATGGTAATGAGGCAGCAACCACACTTCAGTTAACATGCACCGGGGAGAGCAGTGTAATCGCAAAACTATCTTCGGCCGTAAACCTCAGAGCAGATCGTAGTTTGTACTCAAAACTCACAGTCGGAGGGAAAAGTGCGCAGGGCGGCGTTGAGGTTTTTATGGAAAAGGATTTGCCCCGCCCAGTTGTCGTCAAATCAACATTGTTCAGCAACGGAACCGTTGAGCCTGGTGCTTTTTCCGGATCTACCGTGCTTACAATCTCGCCACCTTAG